From one Hirundo rustica isolate bHirRus1 chromosome 8, bHirRus1.pri.v3, whole genome shotgun sequence genomic stretch:
- the CUTC gene encoding copper homeostasis protein cutC homolog isoform X3: MGSSWKCAWTRWSPPSTRSAEVPGGSSSARASWKEGPPRAWVVKQCVRVPVFVMIRPRGGDFLYSDREVEVMKADIRLAKLHGADGLVFGALTEDGRIDTELCTALLAVCRPLPVTFHRAFDMVHDPLVALETLISLGFERVLTSGCDSSALEGLSLIKRLAEQAKGRIVVMPGGGITERNLQRILEGSTASEFHCSARSARDSGMKFRNPNVAMGASFSAPEYSIKVADVAKVRTLNAIAKNIL; this comes from the exons GTGCCGGGCGGATCGAGCTCTGCGCGGGCCTCGTGGAAGGAGGGACCACCCCGAGCATGG gtggtGAAGCAGTGCGTGCGCGTCCCGGTGTTCGTCATGATCCGGCCCCGCGGCGGGGATTTCCTGTACTCGGACCGGGAGGTGGAGGTGATGAAAGCCGACATCCGCCTGGCCAAGCTGCACGGCGCCGACGGGCTGGTGTTCGGGGCCCTCACCGAGGACGGGCGCATCGACACGGAGCTGTGCACGGCGCTGCTGG CTGTGTGCCGTCCCCTGCCCGTCACATTTCACCGCG CCTTTGACATGGTGCATGACCCTCTGGTGGCACTGGAGACCCTGATTTCCCTGGGATTTGAGCGGGTGCTGACGAGTGGCTGTGACAGCTCAGCACTGGAAGGATTGTCCTTGATTAAGAGGCTTGCGGAACAG GCAAAGGGCAGAATTGTGGTGATGCCAG GGGGTGGCATCACGGAGCGCAACTTGCAGAGGATTCTGGAAGGCTCCACTGCGTCTGAGTTTCACTGCTCTGCTCGCTCAGCTCGGGACTCAGGGATGAAGTTCAG AAACCCAAACGTTGCCATGGGAGCATCCTTCTCTGCCCCCGAGTACTCCATAAAGGTGGCAGATGTGGCCAAAGTGAGGACCCTGAACGCAATTGCCAAGAACATTCTGTAG
- the CUTC gene encoding copper homeostasis protein cutC homolog isoform X1, translating to MDDGFLMEVCVDSVESAVNAERGGAGRIELCAGLVEGGTTPSMGLLQVVKQCVRVPVFVMIRPRGGDFLYSDREVEVMKADIRLAKLHGADGLVFGALTEDGRIDTELCTALLAVCRPLPVTFHRAFDMVHDPLVALETLISLGFERVLTSGCDSSALEGLSLIKRLAEQAKGRIVVMPGGGITERNLQRILEGSTASEFHCSARSARDSGMKFRNPNVAMGASFSAPEYSIKVADVAKVRTLNAIAKNIL from the exons GTGCCGGGCGGATCGAGCTCTGCGCGGGCCTCGTGGAAGGAGGGACCACCCCGAGCATGG ggctgctgcaggtggtGAAGCAGTGCGTGCGCGTCCCGGTGTTCGTCATGATCCGGCCCCGCGGCGGGGATTTCCTGTACTCGGACCGGGAGGTGGAGGTGATGAAAGCCGACATCCGCCTGGCCAAGCTGCACGGCGCCGACGGGCTGGTGTTCGGGGCCCTCACCGAGGACGGGCGCATCGACACGGAGCTGTGCACGGCGCTGCTGG CTGTGTGCCGTCCCCTGCCCGTCACATTTCACCGCG CCTTTGACATGGTGCATGACCCTCTGGTGGCACTGGAGACCCTGATTTCCCTGGGATTTGAGCGGGTGCTGACGAGTGGCTGTGACAGCTCAGCACTGGAAGGATTGTCCTTGATTAAGAGGCTTGCGGAACAG GCAAAGGGCAGAATTGTGGTGATGCCAG GGGGTGGCATCACGGAGCGCAACTTGCAGAGGATTCTGGAAGGCTCCACTGCGTCTGAGTTTCACTGCTCTGCTCGCTCAGCTCGGGACTCAGGGATGAAGTTCAG AAACCCAAACGTTGCCATGGGAGCATCCTTCTCTGCCCCCGAGTACTCCATAAAGGTGGCAGATGTGGCCAAAGTGAGGACCCTGAACGCAATTGCCAAGAACATTCTGTAG